A genomic segment from Meiothermus sp. CFH 77666 encodes:
- the hpaI gene encoding 2,4-dihydroxyhept-2-ene-1,7-dioic acid aldolase, giving the protein MVEFKGSIVPLVTPFKNGAIDEAALERLIERQIEAGSHALSVGGTTGEPGTISVEERMYLIELALRFIRGRVPLLAGTGTLRLDETLEITQAAHKMGAQGALVITPYYIKPNQEGLYRFFGQVAQAVPEMPVVLYNIPGRSGIEIKIETVARLRRDFKNIVGIKHSSKDVEYVSELLRRVGRDFKVYCGLEALTFPMMCVGAVGTIAATANWLPKETAEMCQLTLEGRYKEALELHYFSLEANDAVFWDTNPIPLKTVLAWMGLCEKEWREPLGPTTPEVEARLRRMAESYGLIPTPAGHPPVLPDPAGKQFV; this is encoded by the coding sequence ATGGTCGAGTTCAAAGGCAGCATCGTACCCCTGGTGACACCGTTCAAGAACGGTGCGATTGACGAGGCCGCCCTCGAGCGGCTCATCGAGCGGCAGATCGAGGCCGGCTCCCACGCCCTGAGCGTGGGGGGCACCACCGGCGAGCCGGGCACCATTTCCGTGGAGGAGCGCATGTACCTGATTGAACTGGCGCTGCGCTTCATTCGGGGCCGCGTGCCCCTGCTGGCCGGAACCGGTACCCTGCGGCTCGACGAAACCCTGGAAATCACCCAGGCCGCCCACAAGATGGGCGCTCAGGGTGCGCTGGTGATTACCCCTTACTACATCAAGCCCAACCAGGAGGGGCTCTACCGCTTTTTTGGCCAGGTGGCCCAGGCCGTACCGGAGATGCCGGTGGTGCTGTACAACATTCCGGGGCGCTCGGGCATCGAGATCAAGATTGAGACCGTGGCCCGCCTCAGGCGCGACTTCAAGAACATCGTGGGCATCAAGCACTCCTCCAAGGACGTGGAGTACGTTTCCGAGCTCTTGCGCCGGGTGGGGCGGGATTTCAAGGTCTACTGCGGCCTCGAGGCCCTCACCTTCCCCATGATGTGCGTGGGGGCAGTAGGTACCATCGCCGCTACTGCCAACTGGCTGCCCAAAGAAACCGCCGAGATGTGCCAGCTCACCCTGGAGGGCCGGTACAAAGAGGCCCTCGAGCTTCACTACTTTAGTCTAGAGGCCAACGACGCGGTCTTCTGGGACACCAACCCCATCCCGCTCAAAACCGTGCTGGCCTGGATGGGCCTGTGCGAGAAGGAGTGGCGCGAGCCCTTAGGCCCCACCACCCCCGAGGTCGAGGCCCGCCTGCGCCGCATGGCCGAGTCCTATGGCCTGATTCCCACCCCAGCGGGCCACCCCCCGGTGCTGCCCGACCCCGCCGGGAAGCAATTTGTCTGA
- a CDS encoding GNAT family protein: MFEVSLRPLALRDLPNVLDWSRDEAFCLANGWPVGLPPEQLQDWFVRLLNNPPVDLVRRGIVVTSPQYPSGHLVGFVDLRELNPLEKRARLRIAIGEEVHRGQGVGYAAGLQMLEYGFAELGLERIVAKVHSSNSRMRSLLEKLGFQLEGILRQHETRQGIKEDVYLFGMLRAEFPPLSTIHPLAQSAS, encoded by the coding sequence ATGTTCGAAGTAAGTCTGCGTCCCCTGGCCCTGCGCGACCTTCCGAACGTGCTGGATTGGAGCCGTGACGAGGCCTTTTGCCTGGCCAACGGTTGGCCGGTGGGGCTACCTCCTGAGCAACTCCAGGACTGGTTCGTGCGCTTGCTCAACAATCCCCCGGTAGACCTGGTGCGGCGGGGCATTGTGGTCACTTCCCCTCAGTACCCCAGCGGGCATCTGGTGGGGTTTGTGGATTTGCGAGAACTCAACCCACTGGAGAAGCGGGCCCGCTTACGAATTGCCATTGGTGAGGAAGTGCATCGGGGGCAGGGTGTGGGGTATGCGGCGGGCCTACAGATGCTCGAGTATGGCTTTGCGGAGCTGGGCCTGGAGCGCATTGTCGCCAAGGTGCATAGCTCCAACAGCCGCATGCGCAGCCTCCTGGAGAAGCTGGGCTTTCAGCTCGAGGGCATCCTCCGCCAGCACGAAACCCGCCAGGGCATTAAGGAAGACGTGTATCTGTTTGGCATGTTGCGAGCAGAATTTCCTCCTCTGAGCACAATTCACCCTCTGGCACAGTCTGCTTCTTGA
- the hpaR gene encoding homoprotocatechuate degradation operon regulator HpaR → MASPLPKDPSSRLLRDLTHSLPMSLLRAREAVVQRFREVLSRHGLTEQQWRILRALDGREGLEISQLAEQCQILPPSMSGILKRMEQRGLVLRKANQADGRSVLVALTKDAQALVEQIKPEIVEVYAEIERILGKRKLEQLYALLEELETGLKERTA, encoded by the coding sequence ATGGCCTCCCCCCTACCCAAAGACCCCTCCAGCCGGCTTTTGCGGGATCTGACCCACTCCTTGCCGATGTCGCTCTTGCGAGCCCGTGAGGCGGTGGTGCAGCGCTTTCGCGAAGTGCTCTCGCGGCATGGTCTGACCGAGCAGCAGTGGCGCATCCTGCGGGCGCTGGATGGGCGAGAAGGGCTGGAAATTTCGCAGCTAGCCGAGCAGTGCCAGATTCTGCCGCCCAGCATGAGCGGCATCCTGAAGCGCATGGAGCAGCGGGGGCTGGTGCTTCGCAAAGCCAACCAGGCCGATGGCCGCAGTGTCCTGGTGGCCCTGACCAAAGACGCGCAAGCCCTGGTCGAGCAGATCAAGCCCGAGATTGTGGAAGTCTATGCAGAAATTGAGCGAATACTGGGAAAGCGCAAGCTCGAGCAGCTCTACGCACTACTGGAAGAGCTGGAGACGGGTCTGAAAGAGCGGACAGCCTGA
- a CDS encoding fumarylacetoacetate hydrolase family protein, with translation MKLARFISKGRLLQGHLQDGMLVDHAKEAHHPDEVVWQLPVQPGKVLALALNFAEHAEEFGLRKPTEPALFWKPNTSLLPHKGTVIYPQGARFMHFECELAVILGRNARRVRAKDALDYVGGYTIANDLVVRDYVSNTFRPPIRGKGWDTFGPLGPYYVTADEVPDPHNVKMRAYVNGELRQETTTQGMIFSIPEVIEFISRFMTLEAGDVILTGTPKGISQVHPGDVMRMEIEGLGALENNIEWETEEAEPVLSEEGDRSLVL, from the coding sequence ATGAAACTCGCCCGCTTCATCTCCAAAGGCCGCCTCTTGCAGGGGCATCTGCAGGACGGCATGCTGGTTGACCATGCCAAAGAGGCCCACCACCCCGACGAGGTGGTCTGGCAGCTCCCGGTGCAGCCCGGTAAGGTGCTGGCCCTGGCCCTCAACTTTGCCGAGCACGCCGAGGAGTTTGGCCTCCGCAAGCCCACCGAGCCGGCCCTTTTCTGGAAGCCCAACACCAGCCTGTTGCCCCACAAGGGCACGGTCATCTACCCCCAGGGGGCCCGCTTCATGCACTTTGAGTGCGAGCTGGCGGTCATCCTCGGGCGCAACGCAAGGCGGGTCAGGGCCAAAGACGCCCTCGATTACGTGGGGGGCTACACCATCGCCAACGACCTGGTGGTGCGCGACTACGTGTCCAATACCTTCCGACCCCCCATCCGGGGCAAGGGTTGGGACACTTTCGGGCCACTGGGGCCCTACTACGTGACCGCCGACGAAGTGCCCGACCCCCATAACGTAAAAATGCGGGCCTATGTGAACGGCGAACTACGCCAGGAGACCACCACCCAGGGCATGATTTTCTCCATCCCCGAGGTGATTGAGTTCATCTCGAGGTTCATGACCCTGGAGGCCGGAGACGTCATTCTGACCGGCACCCCCAAGGGCATCTCGCAGGTACATCCGGGCGACGTGATGCGGATGGAGATCGAGGGGCTGGGCGCCCTGGAAAACAACATCGAGTGGGAAACCGAAGAAGCCGAGCCGGTTCTTTCTGAGGAAGGTGACAGGTCGCTGGTTTTATGA
- a CDS encoding SufE family protein: MTADQRLAQLPPKLQRVVQVLGSAPKVIKTEMLLEFAKKMPPLPEGMQGKLEQVHECTTPFFVHAELQGGKVHLFFDAPKEAPTVRAFAGLLAEGLEGESPEAVLGVPEDFYSLARLEEIITPLRLRGLQAVLTRIKRQVREAQ; encoded by the coding sequence ATGACCGCCGACCAACGACTGGCCCAACTGCCACCTAAACTCCAGCGTGTTGTGCAGGTGCTGGGGAGCGCCCCCAAGGTGATCAAGACCGAGATGCTCCTGGAGTTTGCCAAGAAAATGCCGCCCCTGCCCGAGGGCATGCAGGGCAAACTCGAGCAAGTCCACGAGTGCACCACGCCTTTCTTCGTGCATGCCGAGCTCCAGGGGGGCAAGGTTCACCTCTTCTTCGACGCCCCCAAAGAAGCCCCCACGGTGCGGGCCTTTGCCGGGTTACTGGCCGAAGGGCTCGAGGGCGAAAGCCCCGAGGCCGTGCTGGGTGTGCCGGAGGACTTTTACAGCCTGGCCCGGCTCGAGGAAATCATCACCCCCCTGCGGCTGCGCGGCTTGCAGGCCGTGCTCACCCGCATCAAGCGCCAGGTGCGCGAAGCGCAGTGA
- the tsaB gene encoding tRNA (adenosine(37)-N6)-threonylcarbamoyltransferase complex dimerization subunit type 1 TsaB codes for MLVLALDTATSYLVLGLPHAERAIRLGRRHAEVLWGELEAFLQQAGVGLRQLEGIAVGRGPGSYTGLRVGIAAGLGLARGLGVPVTGVETLEATALRYRGRVTVAHTTRNGLCYTASYQIEAARSETLQAPHRSRLDALQPTGLFVLDEPPSGRALAHLGIEALKAGHTLIEPLYL; via the coding sequence GTGCTGGTTCTCGCACTCGACACTGCCACGTCTTATCTGGTGCTGGGCTTGCCCCATGCCGAGCGAGCCATCCGCCTGGGGCGTCGCCATGCCGAGGTGCTGTGGGGAGAGCTCGAGGCTTTTCTGCAGCAGGCCGGGGTCGGGCTACGCCAACTGGAAGGGATTGCCGTCGGGCGTGGGCCGGGCTCTTACACCGGGCTACGGGTGGGCATTGCGGCGGGGTTGGGGCTGGCCAGAGGTCTGGGGGTTCCGGTGACCGGAGTGGAAACCCTGGAAGCCACAGCCCTGCGCTACCGGGGACGGGTCACGGTGGCCCACACCACACGCAATGGGCTCTGTTACACCGCCAGCTACCAGATTGAAGCGGCCCGGTCGGAAACCCTGCAAGCACCCCATCGCAGCCGGCTGGATGCGCTCCAACCCACCGGCCTGTTTGTACTGGACGAACCCCCCTCCGGCAGGGCCCTGGCCCACCTGGGCATCGAGGCCCTGAAAGCCGGGCACACCCTGATAGAACCCCTGTACCTATGA
- the rpoD gene encoding RNA polymerase sigma factor RpoD, whose translation MLTSKKAAAAKSKAPTSTRPVSKAPAKGSAVVEDVEELPEEELALNADELEAPELEIADVDDLEAEPDLDALVPPTPKAGKLTDVALVDEEIGEEVLEADLEDIEILEPDFELGTLPVEEVEEELEEDLPLPRISTSDPVRQYLHEIGQVPLLTLEEEIDLARRVEDGVAAAQRLAEETGMEAELIRHVLRSQVQGSSRIASIPGTELRIDPDTVQAVDARLRALPREVKRHLHIARDGEICRQHLIEANLRLVVSIAKKYTGRGLSFLDLIQEGNQGLIRAVEKFEFKRRFKFSTYATWWIRQAINRAIADQARTIRIPVHMVETINKLTRTARQMQQELGREPAYEEIAEAMGPGWDAKKVEETFKIAQEPVSLETPIGDEKDSFYGDFIPDEHMASPVDSAAQSMLSEELEKALGKLSEREAMVLKLRKGLIDGREHTLEEVGAYFGVTRERIRQIENKALRKLKYHESRTRKLRDFLD comes from the coding sequence ATACTAACCAGCAAAAAAGCTGCGGCAGCTAAATCCAAGGCTCCAACGTCTACCAGGCCGGTATCCAAAGCGCCCGCCAAAGGCAGTGCCGTAGTCGAGGATGTGGAAGAACTCCCGGAAGAGGAGCTGGCCCTGAATGCCGATGAACTCGAGGCCCCCGAGCTTGAAATCGCCGATGTGGACGACCTCGAGGCCGAGCCCGACCTCGACGCGCTGGTGCCTCCCACCCCTAAAGCCGGTAAGCTGACCGACGTTGCACTGGTAGACGAAGAAATCGGCGAGGAGGTGCTGGAGGCCGACCTCGAGGACATCGAGATCCTCGAGCCCGACTTCGAGCTGGGCACCCTGCCGGTGGAGGAGGTCGAGGAGGAGCTCGAGGAAGACCTGCCCCTGCCGCGCATCTCCACCTCCGACCCCGTCCGGCAATACCTGCACGAGATCGGGCAGGTGCCCCTCCTGACCCTGGAAGAGGAGATTGACCTGGCCCGCCGCGTGGAGGACGGAGTAGCTGCTGCTCAGCGGCTGGCCGAGGAAACCGGGATGGAGGCCGAGCTGATCCGCCACGTGCTGCGCAGCCAGGTGCAGGGTAGCAGCCGCATTGCCAGCATCCCCGGCACTGAGCTGCGCATTGACCCCGACACAGTGCAGGCGGTGGATGCCCGCCTGCGGGCGCTGCCCCGCGAGGTCAAGCGCCACCTGCATATCGCGCGGGACGGCGAAATTTGCCGCCAGCATCTGATTGAGGCCAATCTGCGGCTGGTGGTCTCTATCGCCAAGAAGTACACGGGCCGGGGCCTATCCTTCCTCGACCTGATCCAAGAAGGCAACCAGGGCCTTATCCGGGCAGTGGAGAAGTTTGAGTTCAAGCGTCGCTTTAAGTTCTCCACCTACGCCACCTGGTGGATCCGCCAGGCCATCAACCGGGCCATCGCTGACCAGGCCCGCACCATCCGCATCCCGGTGCACATGGTGGAGACCATCAACAAGCTGACCCGCACCGCCCGCCAGATGCAGCAGGAGCTGGGCCGCGAACCGGCTTACGAAGAAATTGCCGAGGCCATGGGGCCCGGCTGGGACGCCAAGAAGGTCGAGGAGACCTTCAAGATTGCCCAGGAGCCCGTAAGCCTGGAAACCCCCATCGGCGACGAGAAGGACAGCTTCTACGGCGACTTCATCCCCGACGAGCACATGGCCTCGCCGGTGGATTCCGCCGCCCAGAGCATGCTCTCGGAGGAGCTGGAAAAAGCCCTCGGCAAGCTTTCCGAGCGCGAGGCCATGGTCTTGAAGCTGCGCAAGGGCCTGATTGATGGGCGCGAGCACACCTTAGAAGAGGTGGGCGCCTATTTCGGCGTGACCCGCGAGCGCATCCGCCAGATCGAGAATAAGGCCCTGCGCAAGCTCAAGTACCACGAGAGCCGTACCCGCAAACTGCGCGACTTCCTGGACTGA
- a CDS encoding DUF1871 domain-containing protein, with amino-acid sequence MDNLAAQVQTYLQIYDPLGMGELAPLEALYGPVVDEIVEKLSTVQSSEEAAEAIHRVLYLTYGNQAGHVRNYADLGRDLFKLVRNGA; translated from the coding sequence ATGGATAACCTCGCGGCGCAGGTGCAAACCTATCTGCAAATCTACGACCCCCTGGGAATGGGCGAGCTGGCACCTCTTGAGGCGCTTTATGGGCCGGTAGTGGACGAGATCGTGGAAAAACTATCAACTGTCCAGAGCAGCGAAGAGGCCGCGGAGGCCATCCACCGGGTGCTGTACCTGACCTACGGCAACCAGGCCGGGCACGTGCGCAACTACGCCGACCTGGGGCGCGATCTGTTCAAGCTGGTGCGTAACGGCGCTTGA
- a CDS encoding methyltransferase encodes MTLAEYHSLHKTPVPGGYLYTKAGARGLADPAYELLAQHLEPHGETALDLNPGIGRVTHALRQHGLITQALETSRASLRCLEASFADAVRLIRGLPWETEPESCDLVALVLPANRGTRYVELSLLGAAKALRVGGRLWIAGSKDKGFEHYFKLAQELLGFGLLVKRDGALRVAVLEKEKPAPELPVVWQSFACQIQGQTLHFAYLPGVFSGGHIDPGSAMLLRALPDQPGHVLDIGGGYGALSRPLVGRAQSLTLLEDDWPSVLSARQNLDEKATVLHSDVDEALTPGQTFTTIVSNPPFHVGGLVVLETAAAFVEAAYARLERGGSFYLVANRFLPYEPLLEARFTSVRTLAVDSHKVLQARKLD; translated from the coding sequence ATGACCCTTGCAGAATACCACTCGCTGCACAAGACCCCCGTCCCCGGAGGGTATTTGTACACCAAAGCGGGGGCCCGGGGGCTGGCCGACCCCGCCTACGAGCTGCTGGCGCAGCACCTCGAGCCCCACGGCGAAACCGCCCTCGACCTGAATCCGGGCATCGGGCGGGTCACCCACGCCCTGCGTCAGCACGGGCTTATTACCCAAGCCCTCGAGACCTCGAGGGCCTCGCTGCGCTGCCTGGAAGCCAGTTTTGCCGATGCTGTAAGGCTCATCCGGGGGTTACCCTGGGAAACGGAGCCCGAATCGTGCGACCTCGTGGCCTTGGTGTTACCTGCTAACCGCGGGACGCGGTACGTGGAGCTATCGCTCCTGGGAGCCGCCAAAGCCCTGCGGGTGGGGGGGCGGCTCTGGATAGCGGGCAGCAAAGATAAGGGCTTCGAGCACTATTTCAAGCTGGCCCAGGAACTGCTGGGCTTTGGTTTGCTGGTTAAGCGAGATGGAGCCTTGCGGGTGGCCGTGCTGGAAAAAGAAAAACCTGCCCCCGAACTGCCGGTTGTATGGCAGTCCTTTGCTTGCCAGATTCAGGGCCAAACCCTGCATTTTGCCTACCTGCCCGGGGTTTTTTCCGGTGGGCATATAGACCCCGGCAGTGCCATGTTGCTGAGAGCCTTGCCCGATCAACCCGGCCACGTGCTGGACATCGGCGGGGGGTATGGCGCCCTGAGCCGCCCCCTGGTGGGCCGGGCCCAGAGCCTCACTCTCCTCGAGGACGACTGGCCCAGCGTGCTCTCGGCCCGGCAAAATCTGGATGAAAAGGCCACTGTGCTGCATTCGGATGTGGATGAGGCCTTGACACCGGGCCAAACTTTCACTACCATTGTTTCGAACCCCCCGTTTCACGTGGGGGGCCTTGTCGTGCTAGAAACCGCCGCCGCCTTTGTAGAAGCCGCCTACGCCCGCCTGGAGAGGGGCGGGAGCTTTTATCTTGTGGCAAACCGCTTCCTGCCCTACGAGCCTTTGCTCGAGGCCCGCTTTACCAGCGTACGCACCCTGGCCGTGGACAGCCACAAAGTGTTGCAAGCCCGTAAGTTGGATTAA
- a CDS encoding VOC family protein gives MPRLQHIALQSSRLEATRDFYRETLGLPEVRYDGEVGTVWVNFPDGFVLRFDRSSVPPDPGALTYLGLELDDFAQVDAMYQKLSDFLPIERDLRETYRHRQGPYGFILRDPNGYAIKVFKYKLP, from the coding sequence ATGCCTCGTCTGCAGCACATCGCCTTACAGTCCAGCCGCCTGGAGGCTACCCGCGACTTTTACCGGGAAACCCTGGGACTCCCGGAGGTTCGCTACGACGGTGAGGTAGGCACGGTGTGGGTTAACTTCCCCGACGGCTTTGTGCTGCGCTTCGATCGCTCTTCCGTGCCGCCCGACCCAGGTGCCCTGACCTACCTGGGCCTCGAGCTCGACGACTTTGCCCAGGTAGACGCCATGTATCAGAAGCTCTCTGACTTCCTACCCATCGAGCGTGACCTGCGCGAGACCTACCGCCACCGGCAAGGCCCTTACGGTTTTATTCTGCGTGACCCCAACGGCTACGCCATAAAGGTTTTCAAGTACAAACTGCCGTAG
- the proC gene encoding pyrroline-5-carboxylate reductase yields MKLAIVGVGKMGKSILEGLLRAEMLEASDIGILDTPERTQQVALETGVTPLRLEDLRRCERILLSVQPKDVATLAPQVAHPNTGYISIMAGVSTAVLSRRLGTRRVVRCMPNLAATIGKSSTAITGPREAEEAGDLEFARALFATVGDVYDLPERLFDAFTGMSASAPAYVAVVAEALADGGVKQGIPRAQALQLAADVLIATGELLRKKHPAVLKDEVSSPGGTTIHGLAALEARAVRAALIEAVEAATLRGHELGRDE; encoded by the coding sequence ATGAAATTGGCGATTGTCGGCGTGGGCAAGATGGGCAAGAGTATTCTGGAGGGTCTGTTACGGGCTGAGATGCTCGAGGCTTCCGATATTGGCATACTGGACACCCCCGAACGCACCCAGCAGGTGGCCCTCGAGACCGGGGTCACCCCCCTGCGCCTGGAAGATCTGCGCCGTTGTGAGCGGATACTCCTGAGCGTGCAGCCCAAGGACGTCGCCACCCTGGCCCCGCAGGTCGCCCATCCCAACACGGGCTACATCTCCATCATGGCCGGGGTCTCCACGGCGGTGTTGTCGCGGCGGCTGGGCACCCGGCGGGTGGTGCGGTGTATGCCCAATCTGGCGGCTACCATCGGCAAAAGCTCCACCGCCATCACCGGCCCCCGCGAAGCCGAAGAGGCGGGCGACCTCGAGTTCGCCAGGGCTTTGTTTGCCACGGTGGGCGATGTCTACGACCTGCCAGAGCGCCTCTTCGACGCCTTCACCGGCATGTCGGCCTCGGCCCCGGCCTATGTAGCGGTGGTGGCCGAAGCCCTGGCCGATGGCGGGGTGAAGCAGGGCATCCCGCGGGCCCAGGCCCTGCAACTGGCCGCCGATGTGCTCATCGCTACCGGCGAGTTGCTCCGCAAGAAGCACCCGGCAGTGCTCAAGGATGAGGTCAGCAGCCCCGGCGGTACCACCATCCACGGTCTGGCGGCGCTCGAGGCCCGTGCAGTCCGAGCAGCCCTGATCGAGGCGGTGGAGGCCGCTACCCTGCGCGGTCACGAGCTGGGGAGGGACGAGTAA
- a CDS encoding ABC-F family ATP-binding cassette domain-containing protein, which translates to MVRARPQVLLRLREGEKSYAERVLFSGADFWLEQGERAVLVGPNGAGKSTLFQVLSGRLPLEGGQLKRSGGVRVVYLPQDFRPSGSTVYALAYSMTPLHRAEQALSHTPPERAGEVWSQIRELSFWKGRVARTLADFGLDSLWEQPAEKLSGGEGVRLGLAMAFLSGAEVLLLDEPTTHLDLRMRLRLEEMLLAYSGAVGLISHDRALLQRVATTVYHLEAGRLFRVAGGYATYLQERERIRRTLEKARHEAEKERQRLLQAIPDRRRPGSDRRTRERASLQTRAERIQMPDPLPPERRWSLEIAAEGTPRLVLEAKGLKKSYPGTGAAERGRGDEGRRSVIREATLRIFRGDRIALVGANGAGKTTLLRLLLSRELPDDGERTLGYGVSTGYLDQLYHGLEPDQPIFAQFASRFGETRAAALLGRMGFRPPHWHDTPRSFSGGERARAGLALLGALRAGLLVMDEPTNHLELELLEALERALTDYPGTLLFVSHDRELVKKVATRFWGLENGVLVEYPSYAEAEAAMLGKPALRLNPYGETPLEAEPPPEERDLEQERMTLLAQLDEPGLTERSRQRLRADLLALEEALYRQYALMFFQPYPYRYRLQQEGLEVFADEELGCWRFWSREEACCGAFSGGVLSLEGRASPRMLRAILRVAFEWLDALVVRYGKQSFGRKGYLEQFAGHSPPSSEEFSPARAKRRREHRKTPQKVQLPP; encoded by the coding sequence GTGGTGCGAGCCCGACCCCAGGTACTGCTGCGCTTGCGCGAAGGTGAGAAATCCTATGCGGAGCGGGTTTTGTTTAGCGGGGCCGATTTCTGGCTCGAGCAGGGCGAGCGGGCGGTTCTGGTGGGGCCCAACGGAGCCGGCAAGAGCACCTTGTTTCAGGTGCTGAGCGGGCGACTGCCCCTCGAGGGAGGCCAGCTAAAGCGCTCTGGAGGGGTTCGTGTGGTCTATCTGCCGCAGGATTTTCGCCCAAGCGGTTCCACCGTGTATGCGTTGGCCTACAGCATGACCCCCCTGCACCGGGCCGAGCAGGCACTCTCCCACACCCCACCCGAACGGGCGGGCGAGGTATGGAGCCAGATCCGTGAACTTTCGTTCTGGAAAGGGCGGGTGGCCCGCACCCTAGCCGACTTTGGTCTGGACTCTCTCTGGGAACAACCTGCGGAGAAGCTTTCCGGGGGCGAAGGTGTGCGCTTGGGGCTGGCGATGGCGTTTCTTTCCGGTGCGGAGGTCTTGCTGCTGGACGAGCCCACCACCCATCTCGACCTGCGAATGCGCCTGCGTCTGGAAGAGATGTTGTTGGCTTATTCCGGTGCAGTCGGGCTGATTTCCCATGACCGGGCGCTGTTACAGCGGGTGGCCACCACGGTGTACCACCTGGAAGCCGGGCGCTTGTTCCGGGTAGCAGGGGGCTATGCCACCTATTTGCAGGAGCGCGAACGCATTCGGCGAACCCTGGAAAAAGCCCGCCACGAAGCTGAAAAAGAGCGCCAGCGGCTGCTGCAAGCCATCCCAGACCGGAGGCGGCCCGGTTCGGATCGCCGGACCCGCGAAAGGGCTTCGCTACAAACCAGAGCCGAGCGTATCCAGATGCCCGATCCCCTGCCCCCCGAGCGCCGCTGGAGCCTGGAAATTGCAGCGGAGGGGACGCCCAGGCTGGTGCTCGAGGCGAAGGGCTTGAAAAAGTCCTATCCAGGCACGGGTGCAGCCGAGCGGGGTAGAGGAGACGAGGGCCGGCGCAGCGTTATCCGGGAGGCCACCCTTCGCATCTTCCGGGGGGACCGGATTGCGCTGGTAGGGGCCAACGGGGCCGGCAAGACCACCCTGCTCCGCTTGTTGCTCTCCAGAGAACTGCCGGACGACGGCGAGCGAACCCTGGGCTACGGAGTGAGCACCGGCTACCTCGACCAGCTCTACCATGGCCTGGAACCTGACCAGCCCATCTTTGCCCAGTTTGCCTCGAGGTTCGGGGAGACGCGGGCGGCGGCGCTGCTGGGCCGGATGGGCTTTCGCCCCCCACACTGGCACGACACCCCCCGCAGTTTTTCTGGCGGTGAGCGAGCCCGCGCGGGCCTGGCCTTGCTGGGGGCCTTGCGGGCGGGTCTGCTGGTGATGGACGAGCCCACCAACCACCTCGAGCTCGAGCTGCTCGAAGCCCTCGAGAGAGCCCTGACCGACTACCCCGGCACACTGCTCTTTGTCTCACACGACCGCGAACTGGTCAAAAAGGTAGCCACCCGCTTCTGGGGGCTGGAAAACGGGGTGCTGGTGGAGTACCCCAGCTATGCCGAGGCTGAGGCCGCCATGCTGGGCAAGCCCGCCCTGCGGCTGAACCCCTATGGGGAGACCCCTCTGGAAGCAGAGCCGCCCCCCGAAGAGCGCGACCTCGAGCAAGAACGCATGACCTTGCTGGCACAACTCGACGAACCGGGCCTGACCGAGCGCAGCCGCCAGCGCCTGCGGGCCGACCTGCTGGCCCTGGAAGAGGCCCTGTACCGACAGTACGCCCTGATGTTTTTCCAGCCCTACCCCTACCGCTACCGCTTACAACAGGAGGGTCTGGAGGTTTTTGCCGACGAGGAACTGGGCTGCTGGCGCTTCTGGAGCCGCGAGGAGGCGTGCTGTGGCGCGTTTTCAGGTGGTGTACTGAGCCTCGAGGGGCGGGCCAGCCCCCGGATGCTGCGGGCCATCCTGCGGGTGGCTTTTGAATGGCTGGACGCTCTGGTGGTGCGGTATGGCAAGCAGAGCTTTGGCCGCAAGGGCTACCTCGAGCAGTTCGCCGGGCACAGCCCTCCAAGCTCAGAGGAATTCTCACCTGCTCGAGCCAAGCGCCGCAGAGAGCACAGAAAAACGCCTCAGAAGGTACAACTTCCACCCTGA
- a CDS encoding adenosine-specific kinase — MELQIVRVEKPENLNVILGQSHFIKTVEDLHEALVTAVPGIQFGLAFCEASGKRLIRKSGTSAELVELAVRNAGAIGAGHSFLIVLGEGFFPINVLHAVKATPEVVRIFAATANPLAVIVAEQDDQRGILGVLDGHKPLGVEAEEDIQWRKDILRRFGYKLG; from the coding sequence ATGGAACTTCAAATTGTCAGGGTTGAGAAACCGGAAAACCTGAACGTAATCCTGGGCCAGAGCCACTTCATCAAGACCGTCGAGGACTTGCACGAAGCCCTGGTGACGGCGGTGCCGGGCATCCAGTTTGGACTGGCCTTCTGTGAAGCCTCCGGCAAGCGCCTGATTCGCAAGAGCGGCACATCGGCCGAACTGGTAGAGCTGGCCGTCCGCAACGCAGGGGCCATTGGGGCCGGCCACTCCTTCCTGATTGTGCTGGGCGAGGGTTTCTTCCCCATCAACGTGCTTCACGCGGTTAAGGCCACGCCCGAAGTGGTGCGGATTTTCGCGGCCACGGCCAACCCCCTTGCGGTGATTGTGGCCGAACAGGACGACCAGCGCGGAATCCTGGGGGTTCTGGATGGGCACAAACCGCTTGGGGTCGAGGCCGAGGAGGATATCCAGTGGCGTAAGGACATCCTGCGCAGGTTTGGTTATAAGCTCGGTTAG